Within Vicia villosa cultivar HV-30 ecotype Madison, WI linkage group LG1, Vvil1.0, whole genome shotgun sequence, the genomic segment CATTTTATGAGTTtcacagaagaaaaataaaataaaaacacattTGACCACTTATGGCATGATGCTAGGAGATGATTTGCCATGTAGTTTATAGGGTGAAGTTGATGTCAAAGTGACTTACATGATCGGCGGGTATCCATTCACATGAATAGACTTCCAAATACCTCCGGAAGTATGGAGTAGGAAACTTGTTAACTATTATGTTTTAAAAGTTGACAAAACTTAGCATAGTGTACAACTCAAGTTAACTCAACTTAATGATAGAGTTGTGGATTGTGCTTTCAATGACTATCCAAAATGTAGGAAGGGCTGGGAGCCGTGGGAAGTGAAACCAGAATGATCAGTGTTCATTATTTGGATATGTATTACTTTAAGTGAGTATTGTAAAGGGAAATAAAGTAAACATCTAGAGATAAAGATATTAGAATCTATGGCAGATAATACTTAGTTTGAGGTGTAGATTCCTGTTTTGAATACTAGTAGTAGTAAGAAAATGGTTACAATGACCTCTAATTATCATTTGACTCGTGATAAAGTAAGGATGGAGATTGCATAATCTTTGAGATATAATTATGCTAGCCTTGATTGTTTTCTTTGATTGTGGCTAAAGGGTtgcaaaactaaaaaaataaggaCTTTTAGGGAGGCCTTTGAAACCAAAGGGATTCAAATATggttgaagaaccatacttgtgAGTTTGTTAGACTACTTAAGTAGTAAAAAGTGATTAGAGTAAATGGATGCAAATGGAAAGATCAGGGTTCAAATGTGACTTGAACTCGATCAAGGTTGTTGAATAGTGATTTCAACATGGTAGAGAATAGTAAAGTGGTCAATGGATAAATTAATACCACTATTATTTTAAAGTCAAGTTGGAGAATTATATAAGTGCCTTAAAACCTTAAGTGATGAAGAGTAAAAAACATGTTTTGAGATTGCCTAAAatcataatgctagaaaagcagtAAGAAAGTCGACGGAGGACGTTAAAGATGCTAGGTGATAGTTTAACAACCGACTAGAAAATTGTTGGTGGGTCCAACCTACAGACAATGGCGACAAGTTGGTTTCAACGAGTAACAAATCTGGTTCGAACGGGTCACGATTATGAGACTTGGTTGTTTTAATTTGTGGATTCATTTGTTAATGAGTCATATTTTGGGCACAATTATAGAATTATTGGATTTCACTAGTTATAAATATGTATTTGTATCattcttataagaacaaccttCAGAATGAAGTTTGAAAGACAAACGAAATATGTGACAATCCTAGTAGGAAAATTTATAGAGACTATAGTGGAAACTCCTCGAAGTTCTTGAAAATTGGGAAAACTTTAGAAATATCTAAGGAGATTGTGAAACACTTCAAAACACATTGTGtttgtgtgattcatatataaagagttgaagagattgagaaacacttgggtagaaaataaggTTTGATATAGGAAATTTAGATGATTATTTATTTAACTcttttgtaatctcttgtaataaTTCTTGAAAGTATAGTGAACTAGAAAATTGCTATCTTCATTATAGTAGACCAATGTGATCGAAtgggatatatatttttttattttctcttttttttatcttCCTCTTACTTATTGTGGATttacttaaattaatttttaggttattttattaattaaaatgatttatCTTAGCTATCATTATTGTTTGTCTGAGACATAATTttccatcatcatttaatttaaggcttatttgttaatatattttaattagaatGTTATTCTtacattctaaatttaaaataatcttaacgtaaaactttttttttttattgtttaaatattttatatatttagtcAAATTTTATTGGGTTTCAAGTGTGAAAGTTGTGTCAAAGTTCCACACCGattaaaaatgaaggaaatatTGAATTTATAAGAGATGTGACCCATACCccatcattttaaaattttaaataaatatgtggTGTGTTTCTCACAAAGATGTGtgctaataaaaaaaaacatcaaagttAAAATGCTCCATTGTCTTGACTCCCGAATTATCCCAATAAATAATATCATGAGCCTTTGATTCGAATAAAAAGAGTGACAATATATGTGGATAAAAGAATTTTCACTTAAAGGAGATTGATATACTCACACTTCATCCCAAAGTTAAAAATGCTCATCTTATTGATCTCTGATATTGTTCCCaacaaatttaaataattgacattttatgaatttttttgtaAAGTCACTTGAGTGTCAAATACCTTAATCATTTAGAATTTCTGAAAAGAAAATCATAATAAACACAATCTTTAATAACAAAATAATCACAATTCACTAAAAATCATGATCTATGTCACTCGATCCTCTTGTAAAAAAGTACTAGTTTATATAAACTAAATCAACACTTTCAAAAAACAATCttaaatatgatttaaaaatTATCTTAAATTTATTTTCTGAGTTATTCTTTTCTTAACGTTAGTTTGTGACATCACATAGAAAGTTTGAAAGAGACATTTCTTACAACTATGTTTGGTACCACCTTATTCACACTTCATGTTTCAAATTCTTTTTTACAAATTTAGTAActctaaatataattaataaaaaaaacacagagaGAAAAAGgtagtatatttatttattatatattataacaaagaaaataaaagaataaaataattatcattggaaaaataaaaaggaaagagaAATAAATCTATTCTTTTTTTGAGTTCATTGTTCCTAGAGTTGAATctgatttattctttttttttttatattatttttagcaCTGAACTTTACCTTTATCCATTGGTTTTCCGCCTCTCATGTTGCCTCGATCATCATATCTATTTGAGTTGTTGCTTTCATCTTTTTGTCCCATCGAAACCTTCAAATTTTGTGAATCACCTCCACCCAAATTCTGAAAATTTTGCTTCTCTTCGAAGCTCATTTTCCTTTCGATCCTTTACTCTTCTCGTTGAAAGGAGCTTGCAAAGCTATCTCCGCTTTTGCCTTATCGTTTCCTCTCTCGTCCATTATTTGTTCATGCGCCTCGCGTGAACTTTGAAGTTCATCCTTGCTCAACGTCACAAGATCCTTCGATTATTCGATAACCACTACAATATTGTTGAATCTTGAAGTTAAAGAATGCAATATGTTCGACACAACATTCTTCTCTAGAATGGTTTCTCCACATGTCTTAATTTGATTCACCAAACGTGTGATACACGTCACATAATCGTTGATCGTTTCCTTCTCTCCCATTTGCGTTAACTCGAATGgccttttgtgagtttgtaacctcaccacctTAGCCTTAGCAGCCCTAACATAAGCTTTCTCCAAAATCTCCCAAGCTTGCTTTGCCTACTCACAATCACTGACCTTTTCGAAGTTATCGCTATCAACATAAGAATGAATCAAGAAGAGTGTCTTGTAGCCTTTCTTCTTCAGTTCCTTGAATGTAGCTTGATGTGCAACTGTAGCCTCAACCCCAAGTGGTGTAACTCAATTGTTGATGATCTCGAGAACTTCTTGATACCCAAACAAAACTTTCATTTGTTTGGACCACTTGTCATAATTCTTCGAATCAAGAATCGGTAGGTTGGTGGGAATTCGATAGTTGGAAACGATACTCATTGTTGCAGCGGAGTTGGATCACAACCAGACTCTGATaccaaatgttggaacatacaaCATCGATTAAGGTAAATTAATGGAGAATTAGGTtaattttggagaagatgaagttttgagaattgagagagaataaaagttagagagtaattgagggtgagaataGAAATTGACATTAACACCAATAGAGAGCATTAAACCCCTTATATATACAAGTTATAAATGATTGGAGAAGCTAAAACACAATTAAAAGCAAAACAGAACAAACTGAATGttacagtggtaaccggttacaccccaACCAAAATCACTTATGTCGCCTCTGTCTAATAGGGTAACCGGTTATCCCATATACGATAAGCGGTTACACCAACTGAAATGTCAAAAACTAATTTTCATCAAGTATGTGATGTGTTTAAAGATATATTGTCCAAAAGAAAAGTccccaaaataaaaaaaactatcgtGTTAACGTTTTAATTATCCCAACCAATTGAAATTTATGAAAATTTTGTAAAATCACTTTAGTATCAGATAGATACCTTAATCAATTAGGATTTCtaaaaagaaaatctaataaaacACAACTTTTACTCACAAAATAATAACAATTCACTAAAAATCATGATCTATGTCACTTGATCCTCTTGTAAAAAAGTACTACTCGTTTACATAAACTAAATCAACACTTTCAAAAAACAATCttaaatatgatttaaaaattatcataaatttattttctgAGTTATTCTTTTCTTAACGTTAGTTTGTGACATCACTTGGAAAGTTTGAAAGAGACATTTATTACAACTATGTTTGGTACCACCTTATTCACACTTCAGGTTTCAAATTCTTTTTTACAAATTTAGTAACtctaaatataattaatcaaaaaaaaaaaaacacagagaAAAAAAGGTAGtatagtatttatttattatttattataacaaagaaaataaaataataaaattattatcattggaaaaataaaaaggaaagagaAATAAATCTATTCTTTTTCTGAGTTCATTCATCATAGTTGTTTGTTCCTAGAGTTGAATCTGATTTATTCtcctttttatattattttcagaCCATTTCCCTCTTTTACACAAACAACCCAATTCCTAACTTCTGCAAAAGTTTCCATTTTTTCATTCTTCATCTACCTAATAATCTGCTTTTGAATCGCGCGTTTGGAATAAGCTGAAGCTGAAGCTGAAGCAGCAAGAGTCGTTTTTGAAGTCGACCCAAGTCATCAATTGGTCCTTTTTTTCAGAAAGTTGTTTCCTTTCACCTCAAGAAGGTTGTTTCAGAGGTGCCCATCAGAAAATGGCAAAACGTGGTTACAAAATTCGtatcctttattttttatttttttgagaaaTAAATAAAGATGTTATAATTAAGTGTAGAAATTCagctttttttaaatatattttttgcaaaaaaataaattttttaggtGGTTCTATGGAAATCTAGGTTAGGTGTTTCTTAATTAGTTGATTTGTTTTGGACTTTTTGGTTTTCTGATTTTAGAAGTTGCTGTGAAAAGTTTATTATAGTTGAAAATCATGAGTTTTGTGTATGAAGGTGTAGATTTTGTTGGTAAGTGATTTTCAATTAGTTGAaggtcttgaatctttgatttttatgtttatttgatTTTGTAAGTTGTTGAGTGAATTTGTTGATAATGTGATTGATTTCCTGAGCCAATCGACTTTAGAGGAATTTGTGGCTCATTCGAGCAATGTGAATTGTTTAACGATCGGAAAGAAGGGGTGTCGTCTATTCGTAACGGGAGGGGATGATCACAAAGTCAATCTATGGACTATTGGCAAACCAACTTCTGTATCGGTTAGTGTTATTGTTGCCTTTGTTTTTCGAGCGTTTTGAGTTTTGGCGTAACAATGCTGACTTATTGAGTAATTGTAATCATACACAGAGCTTGTCTGGTCATACTAGTCCGGTTGAATCCGTTGCATTTGATTCGGGAGAAGTTTTAGTTCTGGCTGGATCGTCATCGGGTGTGATAAGGCTTTGGGATTTGGAAGAATCGAAGAGTAAGCTAAATCTTTAATCAGTCCATGACTACATGGTGATCTACATTGCATGCATAGCCTTGTAGGAGAATCCATAAGCACCATTTTAAGTTTTACGTTTTAAGTTTCGAAATTTGTTAATATGATTTAATATTTTTGTCGCTGTTCTTGAAGTATAGTGGTTCGCACTGTTGCCGGGCATAGATCCAATTGTACATCGGTTGAGTTTCATCCGTTCGGTGAGTTTTTTGCGTCTGGATCCACGGACACTAATCTAAAGATTTGGGATAATCGGAAAAAGGGATGTATTCATACATACAAGGGTCATAGCCAAGGCATCAATACTATCAAATTCACTCCGGATGGCCGTTGGGTAGTTTCTGGAGGATTCGATAATGTTGTGAAGGTAAAATTGATTCATACATTTCGAGATTCGTTGTATTACACATTGCAATAGATTTCATTTTGTTACAATTTTTGTATGTATAAACTGTGTTATCGACGTTATCACCAATTTACAGGTGTGGGATCTAACTGCTGGAAAGCTCTTGCACGACTTCAACTTCCATGACGGACACATTACGTCCTTAGATTTCCATCCGCTCGAGTTTCTTCTGGCTACAGGTGATTTAGTGACTTTCGAATAAGATATAGAAATTCAagtcattcaagtccttagattTAGGTATTGAAAGATTTTCCTAATCTAGACAGACAAGAATAGGAAATAtaaattcaaacaacaaaattaaatgttaaatcaaattaatgaaatttaaattttccGAAGttattggaagaaaaaaaaaactacgaAGTTATTGAAAAACTCAGTTATTGAAGTTCATATACTGTTTTACAGGTTCAGCAGATAAAACAGTGAAATTCTGGGATTTAGAAACCTTCGAACTCATTGGATCTGCGAGACGTGAGGTATTTGTTTTACCGGCTGAATCTTTCTTCTTATGCTTGAAGGAAACTTATCTGACGTACgtattattacttttttttaggACACGGGAGTACGTTCGATAGCTTTTCATCCGGATGGAAGGACACTGTTTAGTGGACATGAAGATGGTTTGAGGGTAAAAATTTGTTGCGAAATTTCAATAATATTTATACTAAAGATAAAGATGTCATTTTGCAAAGCTCGTATATTACAGGTGTTTTCATGGGAACCAGTTATTTGTCACGACACCGTTGATATGGGATGGACAACACTTGACGATATCTGCATTCACGATGGCAAACTTTTGGGGTGCTCACACTACCGAAACTCTGTTGGAGTTTGGGTAGCAGATATATCGGTAAGACCCACTATCATTTAGATCAGTTCTCGCTTTTAGTTTTTAACTTAAAACACAACCTTTCTGCTATTCTTTGTTCTTTATTAGCCCATATTCTGAGTGGTAGTTTCCGTTTCAGCTTATTGAGCCGTATCGGGATGACTTGGATCTCAAGAAAGATGAAGGCACAAAGCATCAACATATTCTTAAGGGAAGTAAACTTGAAAAAGTAGAGGTTGATATCCGACCAACTTCTGGTTTTCGCAGCATGTCTCCTGATGAGTCGAAAGAGATAAAGAATATATATATCGACTGTAAGCCCCTAATTTGTCTTTCCTCAGTTTCTCTTTGAAATTTGAAGTTCTGTGTTAATTAGTTACGGTGAGTCTAATAAAAtgctatttttttttatgtataaagCTTCTGGTGGGAAGCCCGTAGCTTTACCGAAATCAGCATCTTTTAATTCTCTAAAAGTAGATCTCACTGAGGAGTCCAAGGAAATGTATGACTTGGAAACGCCGAAGCAGAATCCTGCGACAAAAGTTCATGTAAAATCAATTGAACAAGCGACTATCAAAACTCTCACTATGCAAAACATTGTGCCGCGCGACATTCCTGATGCTAAGGACTCGACAAAACCAGTAAAAGAAACCATCACTTTTTCAAAGACAAAGCCCGGGATGTTACTTAAACCAGCTCATGCACGGAGAGCTTCCACGGGCAGATTTGATGTTGATAAGTTTTCAGATACCGCAGGTAAATTAGACAGTGCGGAAATTCCTAAGTTTCAAAGTAGTATTGGATCTCAGAATGAAGTCAAAGAATCTTGTGAAGATAAACATCCTATCAAGAATGTCACAGACAAGTCCGAGAAAACTGTATCTCCGTACAATTTTTTTAACCTGACAAAACGTAAGTTTTCCACGTTAAACCACTTGGCAAATTCAAAACGCAAGTCATCACAGAATAATTTCATTCAATCAGTGATGTTATGCATACTttggattattttttatgattaaaagttGTGTCTTTTGAATTAACGTGTGATTTTCTGATTTGTTTCAGGTGTTGAGTCCTCTACGTGCAACGAAGAAATTACTCCAGTTAAATACGTCAATGGAGGTTCGCCATTTTTAACATATGTAGTTTAGAAATGTTTAGAGCCACTTAtaagtgaaaattttaatatttgattattGCAGTTGCTGTTGTAAGAGGAAGGACTCGTTCTTTGGTTGAGAGATTTGAAAGAAGAGAAAGTGTTCAAGTCAACGAGGATCAAATTAATCCACCTCTCCCTACAATAAGCGAAGCAGGGAGAAGCATTCATAATGAAAATCAAACTAATTCGTACCCTACAATGGTGTTTGAGAGGAAAGAAATAATTCCCAGCAACGAAGATCAAACTAGTGCAACCTCCATGGTATGCGAGAAAAAGGAAATAATTCCCCGCGGTGAAGATCAAACTAATGAACTCCCCTCCGCAGTATTTGAGAGGAAAGAGAAAATTCCCCGCGATGAAGTTCAAACTAATGCATACCCCGCGACAGTATTTGAGAGGAAAGAAAAAGTTCCCCGCGATGAAGGTCGAGTAAATGAATCCCCCTCCTCGGTATTTGAGAGGAAAGAACAAATTCCCCGTGATGAAGTTCAAACTAATGCACCCCCCTCCTCGGTATTTGAGAGGAAAGAGAAAATTCCCCGCGATGAAGTTGAAACTAGTGCACCCCCCTCTACGGTATTTGAGAGGAAAGAAAAAATTCCACGCGATGAAGTTCAAACTAATGCCTCTCCGTCTGCGGTATTTGAGAGGAAAGAAAGAATTCCTCGCAGTGAAGTTCAAACTGATGCATCCTCCACTACAGTATTCGAGAGGAAAGAAAGACTTCCGCGCAGTGAAGTTCAAACTACAATATTTGAGAGGAAAGAGAGAATTCCCCGCAGTGAAGTTCAAACTAATGCATCCCCATCTAAGTTACTTGAGAGGAAAGAAAGAGTTCCTCGCAGTGAAGCTCAAACTGATGCATCTTACTCTACAGTATTTGAAAGGAAAGAGAGAATTCCCCGTAGTGAAGTTCAAACAAACGTATCCACCTCTACGGTATTTGAGAGGAAAGAGAGACTTCCCCGTAGTGAAATTCAAACTAATACACCCCCATCCGCAGTATTTGAGAGGAAAAGAATTCCCCGCAATGAAGTTCAAACTAAGGCACCTCACTCCACCGTATTTCTGAGGAAAGAAAGAGTTCTGCACAATGAAGTTCAAACTAACGCATCTCCTGCCACTGTATCTGCTGAGAGGAAAGAAAGAATTCTCCGCAATGAAGAAAGACACAATATTCCCTCCCTTCCTAATACAACATCGAACATCGATGAATCCTCTTGTCCAGACATACTGGTAAATTCTTACAACAGCTTTCATTGTAGCTTGTACGTTTTAGTTAAATGAAATGTCGATTTGAGAGAATCTCTCACTTTCACAAATTATTGCTTTGGGGTACTTAAAACTAACTCTTGTTTATTCTGTTGTACAAATTTTTTCAGAAAGTTGAACCTCAAGTTTCTCTCAGGGATTCAAACTCTTCAAATGAAATGGCAATAATTGAAGG encodes:
- the LOC131644994 gene encoding katanin p80 WD40 repeat-containing subunit B1 homolog KTN80.1-like, which produces MAKRGYKIQEFVAHSSNVNCLTIGKKGCRLFVTGGDDHKVNLWTIGKPTSVSSLSGHTSPVESVAFDSGEVLVLAGSSSGVIRLWDLEESKMVRTVAGHRSNCTSVEFHPFGEFFASGSTDTNLKIWDNRKKGCIHTYKGHSQGINTIKFTPDGRWVVSGGFDNVVKVWDLTAGKLLHDFNFHDGHITSLDFHPLEFLLATGSADKTVKFWDLETFELIGSARREDTGVRSIAFHPDGRTLFSGHEDGLRVFSWEPVICHDTVDMGWTTLDDICIHDGKLLGCSHYRNSVGVWVADISLIEPYRDDLDLKKDEGTKHQHILKGSKLEKVEVDIRPTSGFRSMSPDESKEIKNIYIDSSGGKPVALPKSASFNSLKVDLTEESKEMYDLETPKQNPATKVHVKSIEQATIKTLTMQNIVPRDIPDAKDSTKPVKETITFSKTKPGMLLKPAHARRASTGRFDVDKFSDTAGKLDSAEIPKFQSSIGSQNEVKESCEDKHPIKNVTDKSEKTVSPYNFFNLTKRVESSTCNEEITPVKYVNGVAVVRGRTRSLVERFERRESVQVNEDQINPPLPTISEAGRSIHNENQTNSYPTMVFERKEIIPSNEDQTSATSMVCEKKEIIPRGEDQTNELPSAVFERKEKIPRDEVQTNAYPATVFERKEKVPRDEGRVNESPSSVFERKEQIPRDEVQTNAPPSSVFERKEKIPRDEVETSAPPSTVFERKEKIPRDEVQTNASPSAVFERKERIPRSEVQTDASSTTVFERKERLPRSEVQTTIFERKERIPRSEVQTNASPSKLLERKERVPRSEAQTDASYSTVFERKERIPRSEVQTNVSTSTVFERKERLPRSEIQTNTPPSAVFERKRIPRNEVQTKAPHSTVFLRKERVLHNEVQTNASPATVSAERKERILRNEERHNIPSLPNTTSNIDESSCPDILKVEPQVSLRDSNSSNEMAIIEGLMETHDATLSNLRSRLTKLQVVRHFWERSDIKGAINALRKLPDQSVQADVISILVEKMEILTLDLLSSLLPVLTGLLDSKTERHVKVSLDMLLKFVAVFGSTIKATISAPPSVGVDLHREQRRECCNECFMELQKIQTTLPMLIRKGGLLAKSSMELNLVLQRT